In Gadus morhua chromosome 5, gadMor3.0, whole genome shotgun sequence, the genomic stretch cacactaacacacgacACACAAGAATAAACCTAAAGCCACATGCGCAGGACTTTGTTTCGGCAGCCTCCATTTTCCATAATCCGCAATTCAGGCGTTAATGCAACATATCCTGCTTCAAATCaacgcctgcccccccccccccccccccccccccccccgcgctcatCACCAGCAGCACATCCTCCCACCGCAAGCTTAGAGGACTACAGAAGGAGCCTCATTAGGCCGTCATTGGCCGCTCGCCCTAATAACACTCAGACAGACGCGGCGGGCGTGTCAACACACGAGGATAATGAGCTGATCCGCTTTCTGATGTGGGGATCGTCAGAGATCCCTCGTGTTACggcgtctctccctctgctcggGCTCACCTGTGGAGTTCATGATGTGGTCCACCAGGTGTGTGAGGCCGGGCGGGGCCTGGTGAGGCAGGAGGTAGGTGAAGAAATACCTGGGGgccagagaaaaaaaagaaagaaaacacaactCATTCAGACAGACCGACCGACAAGCCAAATCGCGTCCCTTCACACGGAACATGACTTGCCTCTGACAACCGGCTGTAAATGCCGTAAACCTGTCAAAATATCAGCGCAAAGCGTTTTAAAATAAAAGAGGGGCGAAGAAAAGCCAGTTTTCCTGTTGAAACCACTAATTCACGTGTCAAAACCCATCCATCACCACGGCCCGCTTCCCTCCCCGCAGCCCGTCTGTGTTTAACTACCGGCAACCCGTTTGATGTCAGGGCTACACGTGTTTACACCCCCTTTTATCGCTCTTCTCGTTATTTCTTTACCGGTAGGCGTTGTAGAGGTTCCTCTTCTGGTTGAGATCCCGGCAGAACCTGGCCGCCGAGCAGGGCAGCGTGAAGTTCCTGTGGGGGAACTGCAGCAGGCAGTCGCGGTCCGAGCGGCAGGGGGTCTCCTCCACGCTGGCGTCGTCCAGGTCCGTGAGCTTCAGCTCGCCGGACACCAGGACGAACTGACGCGGCTGGAAGTCAAGCAGCCCCACCGAGCCCAGAGGCGAgcgggacaggaagtggagcagGCGCACCAGGCCCAGGCACACCTGAGGATGACACGGGAGGAACACTTAGTCCGCCGCGCCAAcacggagggagagagccaacatgggggagggagggagccaacatggagggagagagccaacatggaggagggagggagccaaCATGGAGTAGGGAGGGAGCCaacatggaggagggagggagccaacatggagggagagagccaacatggaggagggagggagccaacatggaggagcgagggagccaacatggaggagcgagggagcgaggaaATACTCTCAGGGTTCTTCAGCTGGAGTCAAGAACCATAAATGTTTTCCTccattttaaaaacacacaaaagggCCCGTCATGGACCGCATCAGAGGCTGATCGAGAGCTCAGATTACTAAATAGTTTTCATTCCATATTGGAGATCTGATGACATATGACTCACATGTTCAGTTATAACGCCCGTCCATTTGGACATGTttgcagccaatcaaaatgaGTTCTCATGACAACAACGAACTCAAACAACACAAACGTCAAAGAGCTCAATATCTATAAAAGGCCTCAAACTGAATGAGAGAACTAAACAGAGTAACGTTGCTACAAACATAGCAGGGAAGGATGAGGTCAGGCTTGGAGCAGGCAGGCTAAGCGTCGGTAGCGCTGTAAAAACAGAGGTGGGTGAAACCATACACCGGTGGATTAGGCCAGcgccacagacacagacgggcTCAATGAGACCGACGGGCAGAAACCGATCCTGGTGGAATGTCACCGTTTTGTGAGATGACAGCGCAGACCGCCGATAGATGGCAGAACTAAATCGTGTTGGTGACATTATGGTCTGCACAGAGACAGGGGGAAACACACGTCgtcctagcacacacacacacacacacacacacacacacacacacacacacacacacacacacacacacacacacacacacacacacacacacacacacacacacacacacacacacacaaggagagaaggaagagatggGCATTCTGGATTTACACTCCACTGATctgatgtgaatgtgtgtgtgcaggagagagagagcgagcaagagaggaTTGTTAGCCTGCAGTTGGGGTCTTCTCATCGTTTCCAACAGCCGTCTGATCCGACGCCACCAGGACAGATGTCAAGACCACACCAGGGTTCGGAtgtccacgccccccccccctcatgtcACTAATACCCTGCAGCAGCCCCTCCCGCTATGCCCCCTCCAACGCTGCACGGAGGAGCATgtgtgaggagcaggagagagagagagagagagagagggaggacagatTTTCCATTCTAATGAAAGCCTTTCTACAAGTGCggggaagaacacacacatacgagaaagagagtgagagtgagagtgagagtgagagagagagagagagagagaggagtggtcGTACCCTGAAGCGCTCCTCCCAGGGGCTCTGCAGCAGCTGGATCATCTGGAGGGGATAGCCTTGCTCCAGGATGGCAGtgactcttcctcctccgtctctctctaagCCTTGTCCTGGTTCCTCCATACAGTGTCCtctaagctgtgtgtgtgtgtgtgtgtgtgtgtgtgtgtgtgtgtgtgtgtgtgtgtgtgtgtgtgtgtgtgtgtgtgtgtgtgtgtgtgtgtgtgtgtgtgtgtgtgggggggggggggaatggccAGTTAGTCACGGCAGAATGCACACAAATTGAAAAGACATGACGGGATAAATGTTCCTCTAACCTAGGCATAATGAGACCTTTAACAGTTACTAAATAACATTAGCAGGCACTAGCAAACTGTTGTGGAAAGGagcctaaataaataataaaaccaccatatttttttcattttaaatgtaGGAAAAATCCAGTTCATATCTACTCGATTAAAACCACAAACTAACATTATATGATTTACGTTCCATTATAATAAACGTCAGATGGCATGTTGTCTGCTTCCTGCAGCACCCTACCCAGAGACCGGGTCACGGAAGGGTCAATGAAGTTAAATTAATTACATGGAAAGATTCTAGAGGCAATGAGGCTTTTTCCCCACATGTTATTATACGCGTTTGGGCAAAGCGCTCaagcagagaggagagtgactacacacacacacacacacacacacacacacacacacacacacacacacacacacacacacacacacacacacacacacacacacacacacacacacacacacaccatgacatCTTCATAATTGCGATTTACCTTGATGATATTTGGGTGCTTCAGTCTCTGCAGCAGCACTATTTCTTTTTTAAGTTTGTACGCCACGAGTTCGAGGCAGCCCCGTGGGTCACCGAAGTCCTGCAGACACTTCTCCATGTCGTTCCCCTGCTCGTTGACGAACTTTAACGCCACCGGTTGGTCTTCGCGCAGAACTACTTTGAGAACCAGCTTCGTGTATCCGGAGCCCAGGACGTTCCCGGTTTGCACGCCGACCAGGGAATCACAATCCATCTCATCCATGAGCATTCGCCTAGATCCATCCGTGATCTCGTTCCACAGATTGTAGTCAAACATTGCGCTGAAGGACTGATGCTGCTGGGGGAAATACCGAGATTCCGCCAACATTTTCTTCTCACTGCCGCGAGCCGAAAGCAATGGAATAATCTCCTTGCGTCTCTCATTGAGTTGATGCAGCAGCGCACTCCGTCGCCAGTTGAGATCCTGGTCCTCCGCGGTTCCCTTGGTCATGTTTCCTTTTTTCGCCCCCAGCTGTAAACTCCTGATGAGGAGCGACACCGACACGGAGCTAACCACGAAAGCCAGCAGGGCGGCGGCACATAATGGGCTGCCCAGGACGGGCATGATGGCCCGGGGAGAAGCTCAGCAACACACGGGGAACCACGCCGGGGGAGACGCGTCAACTGCCGCGCATATGAGAGTTGGGGAGTCGATTGGTGGTAGGAGTGATCTGTTGCTGCTGGTCTGCCTCACCTCCTACCGGACACGCCCCCTACGGAGGGCACGCCCTCTGGGGGCGTATCCTGCGGTCATCTTACACCCACAGAAAAACCTTCGCGAAGTGCCTGAACTTCCACTGACTGCTGccaattctttctttttttctcgctgtctttttctctctttctctctctcttttgtgtttgtgtgtatgtaaaaaTGAATTTCACAGAATTTTTCCAATTGTAACTTAACAttcctattttattttaaaggagacatattatggtgttttcccgacaagtaaacatagtatatgagttccagaaaagtTTAACTTTGGTGCTCATGTTATTAATGTGCGCTGTCCCTTCTGATAAAGaaatctaatatatatatatatatatatatatataggggagAGTGGGGTAAGATAAGCCAGTGGGTTagttgactcccccccccctctattcaGGCAACTGTACACATTTGTTGTCATTTGACCATCAATTAAGGAATCACCCATCGTTTATTTCTGGCTATGATGGAGAGAAGCACATGGTAAAGCTTCAAGTATGTTTTTTCTTCACAAGAAACTGCTTTTCAAACGAAGTTTTTAACATATCAGGTATAATGACTGCTATGTCAAACCAAATGTATCCATGCGTAAAActatatatcatacatattggGGATTTGTCAAGGCATAAAACTATGGGAAAATTTCAGCTACAAATTTGCCTTAATTGTTAAACTAGGCAGTTTTTTCCAAAATGGTGGCTCTGGGGCAAAGTGAACCACATGCTGTGGGGTAAGTTGAGCCAGTTGTTGAACTTACCCCACCATTCACTGAAGTTAAGTTAAGTCTCTAAAAGTATAAACTGGTATTTCAATGTAGTATTACACAAACGATTTGGTTTatcatatttacaaaaaaaccgATCAGAAAAGCTATCAtgccaagaaagagagagaaaggagaaggagagagcagccGCTGATGTCAAGGGTTAAAATCTATCAGAGCAGTGGCAAATTACGGAAATATTTATAgattttatattgtttaaagTTACCCTTgagcaaataaataaaactatttggaaaaggaaaaggcATTCAACTTGAAAAAGTAAATATGTCAATTTACCCCCAGATGGCTCTACTTACCCCCGAGCTTGGGCAAGTTGAGCCACAAcacaactttaaaaaagaaaagaaaattgtcCTTGCCTAGAAGACAACATGAGTAATAATTGGCTCATCTTACCCCATTCTCCcctatatataggcctactgtctATAAAAAAAACCATATATATCTTTctttatatatatcattttgaTGTATATTTCATTGCAATGTTGCaatgtaaaaaaacacatttctttattcaaatatataattaattgttggtacattttcattttattttacactTGCTTAAGCCATGTACTCGTAAGTTTACCACGCCAACAATTTCCTCTTTGAATCaagttgaattgaattgaggggagagaatgagagagcgaAATGTCAGGTGATTGAGTGATCCTGTAGTCTACCCAATctgaccagcagggggcagccaAACTTATTTTACTACCTTGTACGACCTCAAATATATCGattttatgttttgttaatCATTACTAACTGTAGGCTTTTACACCAAACTGTTTCCAATATAAGCCTAGTAGTGAACATATTTTTTGTCAAATCGAGTCTGTGTTATGCTCCTCCATATCTCATAACACATTGTATGTTATTCCCCAAAGCATTTACAGTAAAGACAATTTGCATCTCATATTATCCTACCATTAATATCATCATAACCCAAAACTATGACGCTCCTGAGCGGCGGTGATTCACGTTGTGAACGTGAGTCAGACATCATGAGCACCTCGTTAGTCACTACTACAGGTCATAGGGTCACGATGCTGCGTGTTTCATCTTAATCTGCCCGATACTctagcccaaaaaaaaagattgtttcGCGCTATTTCCACGTTTCACCCACTGTACTGATGCAAATTGATCCCAAAGCATCGAACCCCGCCGTCTCCATCGTGTTTCCTCAGCACCCCGCGCGGTTGGACAGCGACCTTATACTTCTACTCGGGAGCAATTTTACAACAGCAGCATCACCGCGGCCTCCGCCAATCACGCTGCGATTCAGATGAGCTGAAACAGCCCCGTGTCGTTTTGTTATTAGCCTCGGAATAAGCCATTATTACGATTCATCACAGACCCCTTGCAGATGGGTTGTTTTCCGAGCCTGTTTCTTCATCGCTCTCACGGTAAAGTGTGTGCAGCGGTATCGCTATAGGCAGGATGGAGGCTCGCTCCACCATAGGGGAGAGCACGGACGCGATTATCACGGAAGATTCTCCTTCAG encodes the following:
- the pkdccb gene encoding extracellular tyrosine-protein kinase PKDCC, which translates into the protein MPVLGSPLCAAALLAFVVSSVSVSLLIRSLQLGAKKGNMTKGTAEDQDLNWRRSALLHQLNERRKEIIPLLSARGSEKKMLAESRYFPQQHQSFSAMFDYNLWNEITDGSRRMLMDEMDCDSLVGVQTGNVLGSGYTKLVLKVVLREDQPVALKFVNEQGNDMEKCLQDFGDPRGCLELVAYKLKKEIVLLQRLKHPNIIKLRGHCMEEPGQGLERDGGGRVTAILEQGYPLQMIQLLQSPWEERFRVCLGLVRLLHFLSRSPLGSVGLLDFQPRQFVLVSGELKLTDLDDASVEETPCRSDRDCLLQFPHRNFTLPCSAARFCRDLNQKRNLYNAYRYFFTYLLPHQAPPGLTHLVDHIMNSTGELRADINQTLGSFEEILLLYKSGLHLDNLPPSIIRDYTVMRGLATAGDVEYRCWPSFSPRGCVLAVHSALEGMALCSAHPQCTSFSLSGETTWSGHLLASFRSGFSHLLPDGRSEVYLRRAKASEPSGV